The proteins below come from a single Magnetococcales bacterium genomic window:
- the folD gene encoding bifunctional methylenetetrahydrofolate dehydrogenase/methenyltetrahydrofolate cyclohydrolase FolD, translated as MARIIDGKATAREIREGLKAEVEWLKAEHGVTPGLAVVLVGEDPASKIYVRNKNRACAEAGVASFSHDLPEDTTERDLLALIAKLNNDPMVHGILVQLPLPDQIREKRIIEAISPEKDADGFHPFNVGLLATGSPGFMPCTPWGIMALLQVAGVDPSGKHAVVVGRSNIVGKPVSLMLLAANATVTICHSRTRDLPLEVGRGDIVVAAVGRAEMIRGEWIKEGAVVIDVGMNRRPSDGSLCGDVDFEGARSRASAITPVPGGVGPMTIAMLVKNTVEGAKRAQGIQA; from the coding sequence ATGGCACGCATCATCGACGGCAAGGCCACCGCCCGGGAGATCCGGGAAGGGCTCAAGGCGGAAGTGGAATGGCTCAAGGCAGAGCACGGTGTTACCCCGGGGCTGGCCGTGGTGTTGGTGGGGGAGGATCCCGCTTCGAAAATCTATGTACGCAACAAAAATCGCGCCTGTGCCGAAGCGGGTGTCGCCTCTTTTTCCCACGATCTCCCCGAAGACACCACGGAGCGGGATCTCCTGGCTCTGATTGCCAAACTCAACAACGATCCCATGGTGCACGGTATTTTGGTGCAGCTCCCCCTCCCCGACCAGATTCGGGAAAAACGCATCATTGAGGCAATCTCACCAGAAAAGGACGCCGACGGTTTTCACCCCTTTAACGTCGGCTTGCTCGCCACCGGCAGCCCCGGTTTCATGCCTTGCACCCCTTGGGGCATCATGGCGCTTTTGCAGGTAGCGGGTGTGGACCCTTCCGGCAAACATGCGGTGGTGGTGGGGCGCTCCAATATTGTCGGCAAGCCGGTCTCCCTGATGCTCCTGGCAGCAAATGCCACGGTCACCATCTGCCACTCCCGCACCCGGGATCTGCCTTTGGAGGTGGGGCGTGGGGATATCGTGGTGGCTGCGGTGGGCCGGGCGGAAATGATTCGGGGGGAGTGGATCAAAGAGGGCGCGGTGGTGATCGATGTCGGTATGAATCGTCGGCCATCAGATGGTTCCCTGTGTGGGGATGTGGATTTTGAGGGTGCCCGCTCCAGGGCTTCGGCCATCACTCCGGTTCCGGGGGGGGTGGGCCCCATGACCATCGCCATGTTGGTCAAAAATACCGTCGAAGGGGCCAAGCGTGCCCAGGGCATTCAAGCCTGA